The following are encoded together in the Fusarium keratoplasticum isolate Fu6.1 chromosome 1, whole genome shotgun sequence genome:
- a CDS encoding Serine/threonine-protein phosphatase: MAASVPRPGPANLGPNAGLDEWLEEAKQCHYLPERAMKELCEKVKEILMEESNIQPVCTPVTVCGDIHGQFYDLLELFRVSGGMPGESNVQAPKTATTVITSDDIEPPTEITNPKLRKKIKASGDGAATSGAEGEEGEGDDAEEDPDATVADRLDSGVAVTASSSQSADTRYIFLGDFVDRGYFSLETFTLLMCLKAKYPDRIVLVRGNHESRQITQVYGFYEECQQKYGNASVWKACCHVFDFLVLAAIIDGEILCVHGGLSPEIRTIDQIRVVARAQEIPHEGAFCDLVWSDPEDVETWAISPRGAGWLFGDKVATEFNHVNGLKLIARAHQLVNEGYKYHFPENSVVTVWSAPNYCYRCGNVASIMAVDKDLNPKFSIFSAVPDDQRHVPANRRGPGDYFL, translated from the exons ATGGCTGCAAGTGTACCTCGACCGGGCCCCGCGAACCTGGGGCCCAAtgctggccttgatgagtggttggaggaggcgAAGCAGTGCCACTACCTGCCTGAGAGGGCCATGAAGGAATTGTGcgagaaggtcaaggagatttTGATGGAAG AGTCCAACATCCAGCCGGTCTGCACCCCTGTCACCGTGTGCGGCGACATCCACGGCCAGTTCTAcgatctcctcgagctcttcCGTGTTTCTGGCGGTATGCCAGGCGAGTCCAACGTGCAGGCGCCAAAGACCGCGACCACAGTCATCACCTCGGACGACATCGAGCCGCCCACCGAGATCACAAACCCCaagctgaggaagaagataaAGGCTTCAGGCGATGGGGCGGCGACGAGCGGAGCtgaaggggaggagggcgagggtgaCGACGCCGAAGAGGACCCCGATGCGACGGTGGCAGACCGCTTAGACTCTGGAGTTGCTGTTACTGCGTCGTCAAGTCAGAGCGCCGACACCCGATATATCTTCCTCGGAGACTTTGTGGATCGAGGATACTTCAGTTTGGAAACCTTCACATTACTAATGTGCTTGAAGGCCAA GTATCCAGACAGAATAGTCCTGGTCCGCGGTAACCACGAATCGCGGCAGATTACCCAGGTCTACGGATTTTACGAGGAGTGTCAACAAAAGTACGGCAACGCCTCTGTCTGGAAGGCCTGCTGTCATGTGTTTGActttcttgtcctcgccgcCATTATCGATGGCGAGATTCTTTGCGTCCACGGAGGGCTGAGTCCCGAGATTAGGACTATTGATCAGATCCGAGTGGTGGCTCGAGCCCAGGAGATCCCCCACGAGGGTGCGTTCTGTGACCTTGTGTGGTCAGACCCCGAAGATGTCGAAACATGGGCCATTAGCCCTCGTGGTGCTGGTTGGCTGTTTGGAGACAAGGTAGCGACGGAGTTTAATCATGTCAACGGTTTGAAGTTGATTGCTCGAGCCCATCAGCTCGTCAACGAAGGATACAAG TATCACTTTCCAGAGAACTCGGTGGTGACTGTGTGGTCAGCACCCAACTACTGTTACCGCTGCGGCAACGTTGCATCTATCATGGCCGTGGACAAGGATCTAAACCCGAAATTTAGCATCTTCTCGGCTGTTCCTGACGACCAGAGGCACGTCCCGGCGAACAGGAGGGGCCCTGGTGATTACTTCCTGTGA
- a CDS encoding HAP1 N-terminal domain-containing protein translates to MPGMTSRRFYVETSPEGRPQFVTVKRSRSYHHHRHSCDYYKVSREEWKTLVKQNQQLEEANQDFAAQNETLRARLHNAEAETHRLCHVVIPQLRDQVEHLAAENECLRRSIDNSCDSTSRSHREMDNLRAKVCRLEKENKTLKDENGDLRYRVCQLSKQIDQSLSRRVADLTKQIEYWTNQSGFWKKTYEELRERHIGLITVVESKTEKIEVYEDILKRRRVC, encoded by the coding sequence ATGCCCGGAATGACATCTCGACGCTTCTACGTTGAGACCAGCCCCGAGGGGCGGCCTCAGTTCGTCACTGTCAAGCGATCCCGATCctaccatcaccaccgtcaCTCCTGCGACTACTACAAGGTCAGCCGTGAAGAGTGGAAGACTCTTGTCAAGCAGAACCAGCAGCTCGAAGAGGCCAACCAGGACTTTGCTGCTCAGAACGAGAccctgagggcgaggctCCATAACGCAGAGGCCGAGACTCATCGCCTGTGCCATGTCGTTATCCCTCAGCTCAGGGACCAAGTCGAGCACCTTGCGGCCGAGAATGAGTGCCTCCGTCGATCCATCGACAATTCCTGCGACTCTACATCCCGGAGCCATCGCGAAATGGATAATCTGCGGGCCAAGGTCTGCCGTCTGGAAAAGGAGAACAAGACGCTGAAGGACGAGAACGGTGACCTCCGCTACCGTGTGTGCCAGCTGTCCAAGCAGATCGACCAGAGCCTCAGCCGCCGTGTCGCCGACTTGACCAAGCAGATCGAGTACTGGACCAACCAATCTggcttctggaagaagaCGTACGAGGAGCTGCGGGAGCGCCACATTGGTCTCATCACTGTTGTCGAGtccaagacggagaagatTGAGGTCTACGAGGATATCCTCAAGCGGCGACGTGTCTGTTAA
- a CDS encoding RRM domain-containing protein, translated as MSTQAPQVLSRRANGVLPAPPSQTSETTKGKGSHDNSGPGKSRGRGSSARSTEANKKANEGDAPKPAKTKAHNEGEKLVIRRLPPGMTQEEFVSILGNAWELGKGRVDWFSFAPGKISTDPSKPSRPGRAYVHVMRKDDIMALNDAVRTAVWEDAKATFTNPSLIGPPSVEFAIYKKVPGNKKRTDARQGTIDQDPEFMAFLEDLANPAPPKENAEGEEGDDIGKAETRVTTTPLIEYLKEKKANKAKDGASSKNAKHGQGESKSGKGKGASKDDESGKKKGKESRESKAEKTPKETVKILTKKASTEQSAEASKATTAKPTSDSAAQESAPKSRRAGILAAARILQRDLGLSPGSAHRKARQDAAKAEADAKTSTKETTPPATASTTTERPASPVKSTETPPPATKGRGASGAASKSQSSGRRTRGGKSSEKNKEKEKEKDKDNEKQKGKDKEDGPSQSQAAPNPPVVLLKKKSTEVEPRRPATPTGTTSQPAPAQAAGSKANNASGGSKGGSNKSGNAQKKPPTVSADATRGFVKHANPSQGVTEALLKQSLEVFGTITFVEIDKRKGFAYVDFAEHEGLVKAVTSSPITVAQGTVQVLERKDKKPANTAAASGASGPAPSEKSSGRGRRARGGGNKAKDSGASKEGGGSGGATAAAAATTATNGGG; from the exons ATGTCAACTCAGGCACCGCAAGTCCTGTCTCGGCGGGCAAACGGGGTTCTCCCGGCGCCGCCGAGTCAGACCTCGGAAACCACAAAG GGAAAGGGTTCGCACGACAACAGCGGGCCCGGAAAATCCAGGGGGAGAGGCTCGAGTGCGAGATCTACTGAGGCAAACAAG AAAGCGAATGAAGGCGACGCCCCTAAGCCAGCCAAAACCAAGGCTCACAAtgagggcgagaagctcGTCATTCGCCGTCTTCCCCCAGGGATGACGCAGGAAGAGTTTGTGTCGATTCTTGGAAACGCCTGGGAATTGGGTAAGGGAAGGGTTGACTGGTTTTCTTTCGCTCCAGGCAAGATTTCCACCGA CCCTTCAAAGCCGTCTCGACCAGGTCGCGCTTATGTCCATGTGATGAGGAAAGACGACATCATGGCTTTAAACGATGCTGTTCGAACTGCAGTCTGGGAAGATGCCAAAGCTACTTTCACTAACCCATCGCTGATTGGACCTCCATCGGTTGAGTTTGCCATCTACAAAAAGGTTCCAGGTAATAAGAAGCGAACCGACGCACGTCAAGGAACCATTGATCAGGACCCCGAGTTTATGGCCTTTCTGGAGGATCTCGCAAACCCTGCGCCGCCAAAGGAGAACGCCGagggcgaagaaggcgatgATATTGGAAAAGCAGAGACAAGGGTCACAACCACACCACTTATCGAGTAcctgaaggagaagaaggcaaacAAGGCTAAAGACGGTGCCTCCTCTAAGAACGCCAAGCACGGACAAGGAGAATCTAAGAGCGGGAAGGGCAAGGGTGCCTCGAAGGACGACGAGTcgggcaagaagaagggcaaggagtCGAGGGAATCCAAGGCGGAAAAGACCCCCAAGGAGACAGTCAAGATCCTGACCAAGAAGGCCTCCACTGAACAGAGCGCGGAAGCTTCCAAGGCCACGACCGCGAAGCCGACCAGCGATAGCGCCGCTCAGGAATCGGCACCCAAGAGTCGACGTGCAGGTATTCTGGCCGCTGCTAGGATTCTCCAGCGTGACCTGGGCCTCAGTCCTGGCAGCGCTCATAGGAAGGCGCGTCAGGATGCGGCTAAGGCCGAAGCGGATGCAAAGACGTCGACGAAGGAGACCACGCCCCCTGCGACTGCAAGCACCACTACCGAGAGACCGGCTTCACCCGTCAAATCAACAGAGACACCCCCTCCAGCTACGAAGGGCCGAGGTGCCTCTGGAGCTGCCTCCAAGTCTCAATCATCAGGTCGTAGGACTCGAGGCGGAAAGAGCTCCGAGAAaaacaaggaaaaggagaaggaaaaagacaAGGACAATGAAAAgcagaagggcaaggacaaggaggacgGTCCAAGCCAATCTCAGGCCGCACCGAACCCGCCTGTCGTccttctcaagaagaagagtacCGAAGTCGAGCCCCGACGACCAGCAACTCCAACGGGCACCACATCGCAGCCGGCACCTGCACAGGCTGCTGGGTCAAAGGCAAACAATGCATCTGGTGGTTCCAAGGGTGGTTCTAACAAGTCTGGAAACGCACAGAAGAAGCCCCCTACCGTTTCTGCAGACGCTACTCGTGGCTTTGTCAAGCACGCCAACCCCTCACAGGGCGTCACCGAAGCACTGCTCAAGCAATCGCTCGAAGTGTTTGGTACCATCACGTTTGTGGAGATCGATAAGCGCAAGGGCTTCGCTTATGTGGACTTTGCCGAGCACGAGGGTCTCGTAAAGGCAGTCACGTCAAGCCCCATCACCGTTGCGCAGGGCACGGTGCAGGTTCTGGAAcgcaaggacaagaagccgGCGAACACGGCTGCAGCATCGGGAGCTTCCGGGCCGGCCCCGTCGGAGAAGTCGTCCGGCCGGGGCCGACGCGCGCGAGGTGGAGGCAACAAGGCAAAGGATTCGGGAGCCAGCAAGGAGGGTGGCGGTAGCGGTGGtgctactgctgctgctgctgccacaACAGCGACAAACGGCGGCGGCTGA